The following coding sequences are from one Haloarcula taiwanensis window:
- a CDS encoding glucose ABC transporter permease, with product MNVAVTVDAREDIPVWLAYGTPVFTVLAALAVSAIALVVLDVNPVAAYATMFVDTLVTEFGLTETLTKAVPLILTGLAVYLPLKAGLFNIGAEGQLVAGALAGTWIGLNVSLPGLALVPLMFVAAAVAGGIWAGIPAYLRAKWDVNEIITSLLLTFVALELQSYLLRGPMQGGTGNFPQSERFSEAATIPELVSGVHAGLLVAVCMVVVTYVLMTRTRLGFEITFVGSNHEAARQAGMSKFYVYLFVFVVGGAFAAMGGISEIAGAQGRYRAGFEPGYGFTAIPIALLGRNSALKVLLAGLFFAVLFVGGSSMEVAFGVPAALVEIIQALVILFLITAEFFKSYRVGIDIKRGPTETPAQPQRGDD from the coding sequence ATGAACGTCGCAGTAACCGTCGACGCGCGCGAAGACATTCCTGTCTGGCTGGCGTACGGGACGCCCGTGTTCACGGTTCTCGCCGCGCTGGCGGTCAGCGCCATCGCGCTGGTCGTCCTCGACGTGAACCCTGTTGCGGCGTACGCGACGATGTTCGTCGACACGCTCGTGACCGAGTTCGGACTCACCGAGACGCTGACGAAGGCGGTACCGCTGATTCTCACTGGCCTGGCGGTGTATCTCCCGCTGAAGGCGGGCCTTTTCAACATCGGGGCTGAGGGACAGCTCGTCGCCGGTGCGCTTGCCGGGACGTGGATCGGGCTGAACGTCTCGCTCCCGGGGTTGGCACTGGTCCCGCTGATGTTCGTCGCCGCGGCCGTAGCCGGCGGTATCTGGGCTGGCATCCCGGCGTACCTGCGTGCGAAGTGGGATGTCAACGAGATCATCACGTCGCTACTACTGACGTTCGTCGCCCTCGAACTCCAGAGCTACCTCCTCCGCGGGCCGATGCAGGGCGGCACCGGGAACTTTCCACAATCGGAGCGGTTCTCCGAGGCCGCGACGATTCCTGAACTGGTAAGCGGCGTCCATGCCGGCCTGCTCGTCGCCGTCTGTATGGTCGTGGTGACCTACGTCCTGATGACGCGAACGCGGCTCGGCTTCGAGATTACCTTCGTCGGCTCGAACCACGAGGCCGCCCGACAGGCGGGGATGAGCAAGTTCTACGTGTATCTCTTCGTGTTCGTCGTCGGGGGCGCGTTCGCGGCCATGGGCGGCATCAGCGAAATTGCCGGTGCACAGGGGCGGTACCGTGCCGGGTTCGAACCCGGCTACGGCTTCACCGCCATCCCGATCGCCCTGCTCGGGCGCAACAGCGCGCTCAAGGTCTTGCTCGCCGGCCTGTTTTTCGCTGTGCTGTTCGTCGGCGGGTCGAGCATGGAGGTGGCCTTCGGCGTGCCCGCGGCGCTGGTCGAGATTATCCAGGCGCTCGTCATCCTCTTTCTGATCACTGCGGAGTTCTTCAAGAGCTATCGTGTCGGTATCGACATCAAACGCGGGCCAACAGAGACGCCTGCCCAGCCACAGCGAGGTGACGACTGA
- a CDS encoding monooxygenase: protein MSANQVFERGDRVGLYLQDKHSLEENVELVQYAEEQGIDEIWQAESRLARDAVSPLGAYAAVTDDIKLGTGVINNWTRNTALIAQSMSTLEELAGPDRIMCGIGAWWDPLAEKVGIDRSGALRAMRECVEVTQDLLDMENVTYDGEFVQMRDVELDVVHGDDGPRTVPVYVGGTGFKMLELTGHFADGALLNYLVSPEYNEKALDALETGAERGGRTLEDIDRPQLVVCSMDHDEETALDNARELITQYLGQQPHIMKASGVSQDLIDEVGETIGGWPADHEDIQEGMHLIPDDVVHKLTASGTPEQCREKVREYAETGCQCPILYPLGDDRRLLIDEFADGYL from the coding sequence ATGAGCGCCAATCAGGTCTTCGAGAGAGGCGACCGTGTCGGTCTCTACTTACAGGACAAACACTCGCTAGAAGAGAACGTGGAACTCGTGCAGTACGCAGAAGAGCAGGGCATCGACGAGATCTGGCAAGCAGAATCGCGACTCGCACGCGACGCCGTGTCCCCACTCGGGGCGTACGCTGCGGTCACCGACGACATCAAACTCGGGACCGGTGTCATCAACAACTGGACGCGCAACACGGCGCTGATAGCGCAGTCGATGAGCACGCTGGAGGAACTCGCCGGCCCGGACCGCATCATGTGCGGTATCGGGGCCTGGTGGGATCCGCTGGCCGAGAAGGTCGGCATCGACCGCAGCGGCGCACTGCGGGCGATGCGGGAATGCGTCGAGGTGACGCAAGACCTGCTCGACATGGAGAACGTCACCTACGACGGCGAGTTCGTCCAGATGCGCGACGTGGAACTGGACGTCGTTCACGGCGACGACGGGCCACGCACCGTGCCCGTCTACGTCGGCGGGACCGGGTTCAAGATGCTGGAACTCACCGGTCACTTCGCTGACGGCGCGCTGTTGAACTACCTCGTCAGCCCCGAGTACAACGAGAAGGCCCTCGACGCCCTAGAGACCGGTGCCGAGCGCGGCGGCCGGACGCTGGAGGACATCGACCGGCCACAGCTGGTCGTCTGCTCGATGGACCACGACGAGGAGACGGCCCTGGACAACGCCCGCGAACTCATCACGCAGTACCTCGGGCAACAGCCCCACATCATGAAAGCGAGCGGCGTCAGCCAGGACCTCATCGACGAGGTGGGCGAGACCATCGGCGGGTGGCCGGCCGACCACGAAGACATCCAGGAGGGGATGCACCTCATCCCGGACGACGTGGTCCACAAGCTCACCGCCAGCGGGACGCCCGAACAGTGCCGCGAGAAGGTCCGCGAGTACGCCGAGACCGGCTGTCAGTGTCCGATTCTCTACCCGCTTGGCGACGACCGGCGGCTGCTGATAGACGAGTTCGCCGACGGCTACCTGTAG
- a CDS encoding ABC transporter permease, which produces MVTFIAGLLDATVQAATVLLLAGMGELISERAGVLNLGVEGMMLVGALGGFITTVLTGSHWLGFGVGILLGMVLALVHAFLCITLKSNQVISGVMLTLLGTGLTTFFGSGWVEESIDGFPQMTFPLVGQYLVGVPVVGEALFRSTATDYLALGLLVVVWYFLHHSNLGLEMIAVGEDPEMADTMGVSVFRLRYLAVLIGGGFAGAAGAHLSLAFSQLWVPGMTAGRGWIAVALVIFAQWRPRRMLVGAYLFGLLDALRIRSQSISLTLGPDAPLAGVINPIVEFLMTPQIMGTYPYLATIIVLAYAVIRTKSDQLAVPSALLQSYSRETD; this is translated from the coding sequence ATGGTGACGTTCATCGCCGGCCTGCTCGATGCGACCGTTCAGGCGGCGACCGTGCTCCTGCTGGCCGGGATGGGGGAACTCATCAGTGAGCGGGCGGGTGTCCTCAACCTCGGCGTCGAGGGGATGATGCTCGTCGGCGCGCTCGGCGGGTTCATCACGACCGTCCTCACTGGGAGCCACTGGCTCGGGTTCGGCGTCGGCATCCTCCTGGGGATGGTGCTGGCGCTGGTGCATGCCTTCCTCTGTATCACGCTGAAGTCGAACCAGGTCATCAGCGGCGTCATGCTGACGCTCCTGGGGACCGGTCTCACGACCTTCTTCGGGTCCGGCTGGGTCGAGGAGTCCATCGACGGCTTCCCGCAGATGACGTTCCCGCTCGTCGGGCAGTACCTCGTCGGCGTCCCGGTCGTCGGCGAGGCGCTCTTCCGGAGCACGGCGACGGACTACCTCGCACTCGGCCTGCTGGTCGTGGTCTGGTACTTCCTGCACCACTCGAACCTGGGGCTGGAGATGATAGCCGTCGGCGAGGACCCGGAGATGGCGGACACGATGGGCGTGTCCGTGTTCAGGCTGCGGTATCTCGCGGTGCTTATCGGTGGCGGGTTTGCTGGCGCGGCGGGCGCACACCTCTCGCTGGCCTTCTCGCAGCTCTGGGTCCCCGGCATGACCGCGGGCCGGGGCTGGATTGCCGTCGCACTGGTCATCTTCGCCCAGTGGCGGCCCCGCCGGATGCTCGTGGGGGCGTACCTGTTCGGACTGCTCGACGCGTTGCGCATTCGCTCGCAGTCCATCTCGCTGACGCTGGGTCCTGACGCGCCGCTCGCCGGGGTCATCAACCCAATCGTCGAGTTCCTCATGACGCCACAGATCATGGGGACGTACCCCTACCTGGCGACGATTATTGTGCTGGCCTACGCCGTCATCCGGACGAAAAGCGACCAGCTCGCGGTCCCGTCGGCGCTGTTGCAGTCCTATAGCCGCGAGACGGACTAA